One window from the genome of Lentibacillus daqui encodes:
- a CDS encoding Zn-dependent hydrolase produces MEINLKRMLSDFSTIISYTKSPNNGCTRFSYSDEDRQARNYLFSQIEKLGLSVKIDAVGNIRAMYGKEIDKPSIMIGSHIDTVENGGKYDGLTGVLTALETIRVLKEEQVNLHRPIELIIFAEEEGSNFGITMLGSKVLTGQYGLTALQTITNGAGDSAYDVIKKFGLDVERTGKDILGKDEINAMIELHIEQGAVLETQQQSIGIVQAIAGMKTFKITLKGESNHAGTTPMNLRQDPLAGAASIISHIRKAAKTQALPTTVATVGKITCQPNMPNVIPQKVEFYVDVRDVETKGIDIIANEIREKVNAVADEDKLHSNIELIGASDPVTLSPRIIQVIEEIASKRDYNYMKMNSGAVHDAAMMTDLTDVGMIFIPSMGGKSHCPEEYTSNADIKLGGDLLLHVVKALATKK; encoded by the coding sequence AAGGAACTATCTTTTCTCACAGATAGAGAAGCTTGGTCTTTCGGTAAAGATAGATGCAGTTGGAAATATTCGAGCCATGTATGGGAAGGAAATTGACAAGCCCTCCATTATGATCGGCTCACACATTGATACTGTAGAAAATGGCGGAAAATATGATGGACTGACTGGTGTTTTGACAGCTTTGGAGACGATTAGAGTGTTAAAAGAAGAACAGGTAAACCTGCACCGCCCGATCGAATTGATTATTTTTGCCGAGGAGGAAGGATCAAATTTCGGTATTACCATGCTGGGAAGTAAGGTATTGACCGGCCAGTATGGATTGACTGCTCTCCAAACGATCACAAATGGGGCGGGTGATTCAGCTTATGATGTGATAAAAAAATTTGGCCTTGATGTGGAGCGTACCGGAAAGGACATTCTTGGCAAGGATGAAATAAATGCGATGATTGAGCTACATATTGAGCAGGGTGCGGTGCTGGAGACGCAACAACAATCAATTGGCATTGTTCAGGCAATCGCCGGAATGAAAACATTTAAAATTACCTTGAAGGGTGAATCCAATCATGCGGGCACTACACCAATGAATTTGCGACAAGATCCGTTGGCGGGAGCAGCAAGTATTATTTCGCATATACGTAAGGCAGCCAAAACGCAAGCTTTACCAACAACGGTTGCCACGGTTGGTAAAATAACCTGTCAGCCAAATATGCCGAATGTGATCCCGCAAAAGGTAGAGTTCTACGTGGATGTCAGAGATGTAGAGACAAAGGGAATCGATATCATCGCCAACGAGATAAGAGAAAAAGTAAATGCCGTAGCTGATGAAGACAAACTCCATAGCAATATCGAATTGATTGGTGCATCTGATCCCGTAACACTATCGCCAAGAATTATTCAAGTGATTGAAGAAATAGCAAGCAAGCGTGACTATAACTATATGAAAATGAATAGCGGTGCAGTTCATGATGCGGCGATGATGACGGACTTGACCGATGTGGGGATGATTTTTATTCCAAGTATGGGAGGAAAAAGTCATTGTCCTGAGGAATATACAAGTAATGCAGATATCAAATTGGGAGGTGATTTGTTACTTCATGTAGTTAAAGCTTTAGCTACCAAAAAATGA